From the genome of Phlebotomus papatasi isolate M1 chromosome 2, Ppap_2.1, whole genome shotgun sequence:
tcatCTGTACACCAAAGAAAGCGATTTCATCTGAAATGTGTAATATCTCAAAGTTACCAAAGCAGGACAATTTTGCTGTCTTCAAGACAAATATTATTATTGAAAGATCAAGAATTATTTGTTTGAGAACATTACAAGATCAATATAGATTTGAGATTAAATTAACGATAGATTTATATGAATGTATAATAGTATAAATACTGGCGATTACTCACATTTTCCAATGTTTCCTTATTATTTACAATTTCCCCTGAATAGGAGTtgatggggcagtttcacgcagATGAATCTCTTTTCCAGAGTCATTTCCTAAATGACACAAATTCATTCTAAATCGGtttctttagattttttttagtagtcGCTATTTAGAAATACAGTTACCGTACAATTCCTAGATAATTTGTTATCATcgaaaaaatgtgtattttcgaGAGTAAATGTATGTGTACAGATTACGAATTATTAGACTGCAATCATTTTCTTTGGTGTATATATATATCATATATATACACAAATATTACTAAAAATAGATTTACGAATGGTTAatgctaaaaattttaaaaaatgttttcttttgatTACTCGAAATTTCTCATTTATTGATCTTAGTCATATTTTGAGATAACGACAACTCTgtctttctgaaaatttcctagatttttctaagaaatttagCTTGTATTAGTAGTTTAAATTACCATAAGATGTATTTTATATATTCCACATTTCAAAACTGATTGTAAATGATaaacaaaaatctcaaaataattCAGCTTATTGTTTATTatcctttttatttatttttttgaattaatGGTTTCTTGGCggaaacaattaaaattttgaagaaactcTCCGAGATCGGTTTAGTTTCATCCCTAAACTCATCAATCAAATTGAAAGATTTCATAAGTTCAACTTGATCTTGAAGGAGCTCATATTTGTCCTTCTCCGTCATATTGTTAGGAAACTCCGGAAAAGATTGCTGCGAGTCTGAAACAAGAAAAAATGAATCTTaattattctaatgaaaaattattaaatgtaaTTCACTTTTGAGACCTTTATATTTATCTGCTGTTGGAAAAGTAAATTCAAAGTCGTCAGTTTTCACGAGAATATCAGTAAATCCAGTAGATTTTAGGAGTCCTTCAATTGTCCCTTTTGGATCAGGGTCCTCTCTGTACGGAAATACGAAAACCTCACGAAATCTTTTGAGTTTGTCCTTCCATTTTGGAGTATCCATAAGCTGGAAAAACGCCTCAAAGATTGCTCCAGTGGAAAAGAGTATAATGAAGCAATCACCTCCTGGGGCTAACAACTCAAAAACGTTTTCAAACACTTTCCGTTGATCTCGAACGTACATGATACAAAAACTGGAAACGAATCGGTCAAAAACTCCTTTAACATGATCATCTTTCAAGCTCGCTCCGATATCCATTTCCAGAAAATCCACATTCTCGACATCATGTAATCGCGAGCGAGCTGCTTCAAGCATTTTCGGTGAGGCATCTGTACACAAGAGTTGCTTAAAGTTGCGAGGTAGCAAAGGCAAAAAGCACTGCTTGGTAACATCTCCAATGCCACAACCTACATCAATGCAGTGCTTGATATTTTCCCATTGAAGCTCGCTTCCATGTCGCTTTAGTAGTGTTTTAACACACTCACATCTGAAAAAAAGATTAATACTatttatattaggtgagattcttaataatcatcgcaaaatctcatgtcctccgatcgcgctcaaactttaGTAAAGTATGTTTCTTGATCACGAATATTATGGGTGACTAAAGAACTTTCCTGTCCGTCCGTCTGGCCATTTTTTGGAGCTTAATATCATCTAAACTGAGAGAAACGCGGTTTTTTGGCAAGGGTTATACGTTATAATATTGAGtgaattgcaacttggtgcattaacCCCTACCTTCCACCCTTCCTTACGCCATTTGGGAAAcctgcggttttcggcaaaggttatatatcgggtgaaaattgcaacttggtgcattgaccccccaccccccacccctccttccgccattttgaagaccccccttttttgttttctcaatagttcAGTTATCGATccggctcaaattttagtaatgTTATTGCTGAGCCTTAGTgctttcgaataaaaaaataaaaagttccCCCGATCCTCCGTGACCCGAACTAGAtctgctcaatttttttttcataaaatgattctaactccggttctaattatccgaaTTTGATCAATGAGGACTCTTGGAAAATTCTCGCGAAATGCCGCATTATAATCTTCTTCTACATAGGAAGTTCGTAAAACGCTATCATAAAgaacattttccatttttttaagtttcagtagactctctcaaattcgggcatttgggaccgaaatgtcactcaAATTAGAGAGAATTTCGGGCatcaaactatttgaaatgcaatgattttttgttcatctgcgtactcatattaagtttagatACTCATACTTATTGTGAATTGCATTAAAAAGTATGCGCCCggattaaaaagtagcccgatcttaaaagagccgaactAGCAAGAGTCTATTGTAATTAGTtcggatcgggctgaaatttcaGTTTGTTATACAgtagtagactcttcgatatccagcacttcgatatccgggtgacagctgccaaacactggcggttgatatattcaaaattattttcattaaacatgaagtttgtccagagtgaattaaagtattattaacattgtatcgaagtttttaatacataattgtaataaaaaatgaaacataagcacacaatgaagaaaattctctttttctttgtcagacagaaaataaattcacactgcacaaaatagaaaaaccgttgatcattcaaaaaacctaaatgtcattttgtcccccagtcagccggatatcgaagagtctactgtatttagctGCATTTTATATCTGTCAAACAAAAAACTTTAGTCACTCGGACACCCCtggcccgagctataaggggtcaaaattcgaccgaatatctccggttctaattaacattttgacctaaattttgttATGTCTGTTCGTCACTTTCAGATGATAGTTCAGAACTTCACCACTgatggcgctgcgatagcttaaaaattcaaactattttttctcaaaaacgtcattgtgaattttgatcaaattttaggattttgtagtctaggctatgaagttttcaaaaagCGTCGTGGGTTCGCTATGGCTacaacagaaccggagatatgaagggTCAAAGTTTGCAACATTCAATCATATCTTCCGTTCTATTTGACCAAATTTGGCGAGTGAGGGCGCAAATGAAAGCTCTCACGAAATACTAACACTTAGGACCAACTGTAGAGATGCCAAAAtctaaaaaccaattttttaacatatagcCTCAATTATCACAATTTCCGCTTAAACGATCTTGATGATTTCTTAGTCCTTTCTTTGTAAaggacatttatatctatatttcgtccatacataattTTTTGCTCAGACAATgccatctgtccgattttgtcaaaaaatcattttcccttTAAAAACGCATGGAAAGTAGGTACTGATATGACCGCTTTTACTCGATCAcgtcatttaaaaaagatttaataatttcagaaatttgattcaaaattactGAATAACACAGGGCCGAATttagaaatgtggaggcccaGTACCCATTTGTGGGGGCCCCAAAAATTTTACGTTTTCCAACAGTGCGACAGtgtgaactatgccaagtcctaaaacctgattttatttttactacttGAAGAATTATACCGAGAAAACAATAgaattcctcaatttttttgCCTATAAATTAGACAAGTTCAGTGAAGTTatatcattgaaattttgagtgatTCGAACTCTGGTTCAAttcatttctataaattttacaGATCGATACAAAAAATACGCAAAACgagaaattttactaaattctcaGATTCGAGAGCACAATATCTTTAAAAGCTCTAAAGGTACATTTAAAAGTATATCGTGttgatttcatccagaaatattaagaattagggtaagagctcataattttggacagtttctaaattagaacactttgagggtaaaattggacactaaaaataaattgattaaaattatggattaatattttaatatttgatgaataatgaattctatcttaatatttgttctttttggatgattttaacataactgttttttcataagtttttcgcaaaatctatccttaagtggtcgacatagggtactttaccttattaaaactaattttagtaaaaaagacgataaatagcttgccaagtttctaaacaacccttctgaaaagagagtaacaaaaaaatcaattggtattgaaaatatcgcacttcaaacttagaacattgatgcttataagcatcctCGCTGTACAAAAtaatgagcccttaccctacggCTATTAGagaagattttaaattttttaaaaaattgaaaaaaatcgcaagatAAGGGGTCATGACTTTAAATGCTCTAATCGCCAATTGcaatttaatttgcttttttttgttaataatttttatttcctgaCAATTTAACCATGGTAGACGTCTTAAATGTGGAGGCCCCTAAGATGTGGAGGCCCGCCCGGTGCCGTAGCCTCAGGGAACCCACCTAAATCCGGCGCTGGAATAACATCTCCTTACTTCTACTCCAAcacgaatttgcatgcaatccgaaTTTGCTGACggtaataatctcacctacaataaactgATCTAGGTTTATCTGTCTATTTAAAATGACTCAATCAACATCTCATAAAATATAAGACAACCAGACGAGCAAGCTTGTTCCAGGGTAATGTCTCCAAATATGTCCAAGCACAATACAAACATGTATATTTACACTCTTATTCGTGCATAATCAATTGCTAATTAGagataaattttaccttttataACTTTAtactttttgctattttttcatCAATGGAACCTAGGGATTAGAGTTCCCTAAAACATAttcactatttaaaaaaaatcgcactacgGGTTTACGAACAATACCAATAAACATGGTATTGAAAGGGTACGGTACGGAGGAGCATCAGggggaaaatgaaagaaatgttAACGGTTCCTGGGTCGAGTTATAGGGGTTCCCTAAAATGTCCCAAGTCTTTATCTTTTACGGTTTGGACTCTAAATCTAGCGAAAGACAAACAGCGTGAAGTCATTAgaaagtggaaattttcggCGGTGAAAAAATCGGGGGATTATTATATAACGCTCTAATTATGGAGTTTGAGCcgtaatattaatatatttcacAGTAAATTCCACACACTATATACCTTATATGTGCTGATTTGGAGTAATTTTCGGTATTGTATTTGTCGTAAACGTGATGCGTGTTCATTTCTGTGATGCAAGAGACAGACTGAGTTGAAGATCTCAAATCAGAATGTACTGACCTCTGTATCAAAAATGTTATCTAATACACATTTATCTATTAACATTGTGTGAAAGTTCTGAATTGCTTTGCCTCCGTTGCGATGcttcaaaaaatttatttgtgttTATTAATATACGCACATTTGAGTCTTATAATGATATCTCTAAAAGATATTTAGCGGCGAAAACTTCGAAAAATGACAAATAaatcttaacccattcagtcaatgtaccagaaatacttgagatagaatgttcatatttttggGATTTGTTTCCTACAGactaatagatgaattttttgaaaagaaaaaaaatttagcttTCATGGGGGCACGGGGAGCCCCTGTTAaacgtcttaacggtcgctgaatttaaattctgtgcattttaattcattacaaactctattgctttagatagagtaactatccaagaacacaaattggcaactagaattcaaattaggaaggaggaaagaggccaattttaacaaattcgacagaatgtcgcattttccgtccgccattttgagcaaaaattttacatgaccttccgcgaagcaagaaaacaataacaaaatgtattcccatctctgtcggactatttttctcacgaaattgaagaactaaaattactaaaaatccattcccgacagcaattcggattaAAATTGCCcgggaataaatcatctaaaatcactcaatttgcgtatgatttataataccatggtaaggaatgggttaaatataTTGAACTATCTGAACCGAATAGTACCCCTTTTTCCCTTTGGAATAACCCTAATCATTCAGCCCATATTGTatagatcgggctcaaattttattattagcaAACAGGCCCATAATTGTTTGGGTCAAAAAACTTGTCTTCTCCGACCAAGTCTCCAATTACCGGCTCGAGATATTGTTGCAAAAAcctctttaaaaaattaatattcaggAATACAATTATACCTGAGATTCTCGCATGACTTTGAAAAAGTGAATGAAGTTAATGTTTTAGAGTAAATTCACTCAGAGTAAAATTTAGTCTTCAAAATTCTATTGTAtatatttcatattaaatttttaacaacAATTTATATTAAGTGATAATCCTAAATGTGAACTATTttgtaataattaaatattaagaaataaaatctGCAATTGgtctcaaaagtttgttgactcATCCAGTTTtgcagaattttattaaaaaaaaaaaacattttttttagattttaatttataatgtcCATTCTGTCCATTCTACGTGCTTACTAAATTACTTTATACAGAGAAGCAAAATCCATAGTGGTAAGCCcggataagcttatggtagctgagattctttgcatGAAACCTCGGAGTGCTTGCAAATCGgattgcgtgaaaattcgattgtgcgTTGAATTTTAGGGGTTAGACTCGCGTCGAGCCCATTTTATCCGTTTGTGCCGCCAAAAATAGTTTGCTCGACGCAATGTTTTACTTCAAAATTGAACacacaatcgaatttttacgcatttccgagttgcaagcacctcgaattataattatttcgaggtcacctgaaGGTCACCCGAGGTCActgaatattttctattttaaatagtttgagtacataaggacaacaaaagaaaaaaaaagttcattgaaatcggtcaattaaccttaaccctttaaggacgattggaacaccggtgtcccataaaaaaataatttttccagactacctaaagttatttttttcttatgtctgtacataattgcaaagtagaaggttgaaagaatctagaatatttcttACAAGTccctagctatttgctatgtaataaatatttaagctcaaaaatggcgaatttttaaattcccaaaatcataattgattttatttattttttatacttccaattttttttaagcaaaacccttttggcaataaaaactacaataatcatacgtaatatttttcattaaagcgaaaaatattattcattggtattgtcagaaaaattatttaaatttttgggctatttttgtccctatcgttcatagaagcacaaaatacaccgaatcagaatctgttggactttcgaaggttagatgtaataagacttatcattgattatgtttctcagtttaatttttttattgttgattttcagtccgtaaaaagtgtctcgtcgttaaagggttaagagataAAGTCCGGTCAATTTCGATATAGTAAGGCGGGGTACGGTCGGGTAAAGTGGAGTGGGGACAGATTCGACCCATCGTCTCGATCACAgataaaatatactaaaatttcgacGAACTTacttcataaacaccgaaaatgcagtccggtaaAGATATTCttgattatagctcaggtcaggaaacatcgagggaggagggaggagtgcgatccACCGTttgaaaggtctcgacctcagctacacatactaaaatttaaagaaaaacatcgTCTAGTTtccgaaatattcgaaatcgaaatttctaaaatcgatttttcgattaatctgaCTTTCGATTAAATCGAATGAAATTGGGATGTGAAAAAAGTTGTAGCTGTAGGTAGtattccacgagagctttccaaaaaaatgtgtcatttattcgtaaatgtttgtttttctgTCGCACATTTTACGaacgtttacgaacaaatgacaaaatttgacgaacattttttgtctgtttatgaacatttacgaacaaatgtttgtaaaagtacaaaaaatgttcgtcaaatgatcatgttacgaacaatgtttgtgaaaaaagtacaaacttttacaaacttgtttgtgggttatacgattcacgagcattttgtaactcccccataggaattcacaaacatttaggaacatttttacaaaatattttttttctgtgtatatacCTACCTTTCATTTTCTTGAATGCCACttaattccataaaaatgaTTATGCGtgtaactaggggaaagtactctcccttcgaacgttcatgccttcgaataatgtgattttttttttagttttcctaaaagacttacgcttttctattaaatattagttagcttattatcaattattgataattatgtgataatcatgtgcAAGTCTCTTAAGCTGCAtggctatacattagacattatttattgaaatatttcttttcaatgtcaaatattgacaaggattgcctccacattgcaaagatttattgacataaatgtttcaatattgaagaaaattgtccagtgtgtaggcaaatattgaaatatttgtttcaatatggaacattttattcaatattttatttcattattttgaatggctacaaactaggccaaattatttcaataaaaaatttcaaagtcacattgaaatacaatttcaaagaaattctaaatatcaaattgatttgatatttctttcaatattttttaatggtcaggagCGTCAGGAGGAATCTTCgtccttcagaacatcacagaactgctggattttccttgttcatgaatgaaaacacatccaagatcaaaatccaagtcaagacacatctctcctgcttcctccagaaatcccggattcttggaatttggttatatattttgttcaatcttctcaagaacccaacttggtcagcactaatcacctgcttcctccagaaaatctcagaacttctgggattttcttgaatattatgcccaaaacacttcagatacattctgtggtcagaggatttctggagcttcctccagaaaatcccagtcttctgggattttcttgttcattatgcccaaaacacttcagatacattctgtggtcagaggatttctggagcttcctccagaaatcccagatcttctgggattttcttgttcattatgcacaaaacacttcagatacattctgtggtcagaggatttctggagcttcctccagaaatcccagatcttctgggattttcttgttcattatgcacaaaacacttcagatacattctgtggtcagaggatttctggagcttcctccagaaaatcccacatcttctgggattttcttg
Proteins encoded in this window:
- the LOC129801954 gene encoding juvenile hormone acid O-methyltransferase-like, translating into MNTHHVYDKYNTENYSKSAHIRCECVKTLLKRHGSELQWENIKHCIDVGCGIGDVTKQCFLPLLPRNFKQLLCTDASPKMLEAARSRLHDVENVDFLEMDIGASLKDDHVKGVFDRFVSSFCIMYVRDQRKVFENVFELLAPGGDCFIILFSTGAIFEAFFQLMDTPKWKDKLKRFREVFVFPYREDPDPKGTIEGLLKSTGFTDILVKTDDFEFTFPTADKYKDSQQSFPEFPNNMTEKDKYELLQDQVELMKSFNLIDEFRDETKPISESFFKILIVSAKKPLIQKNK